The following are from one region of the Equus przewalskii isolate Varuska chromosome 21, EquPr2, whole genome shotgun sequence genome:
- the PCED1A gene encoding PC-esterase domain-containing protein 1A, which produces MVFCLENEEPRRPLRSTMVHFQASEVQQLLHNKFVVILGDSIQRAVYKDLVLLLQKDSLLTAAQLKAKGELSFEQDQLVAGGQLGELHNGTQYREVRQFCSGSGHHLVRFYFLTRVYSEYLEDVLEELTCGPAPDLVIINSCLWDLSRYGRCSMESYRENLERVFVRMDQVLPDSCLLVWNMAMPLGERVTGGFLLPELQSLAGSLRRDVVEGNFYSATLAGDHFYDVLDLHFHFRHAVQHRHRDGIHWDQHAHRHLSQLLLTHVADAWGVELPKRDYPPDPWIEDWPEPDHLFQGSQGQPPDFGEQLALPPPPPSPLPPPMPFPYPLPQPSPPPLFPPLPQDATFFPGQPFPPPQFFNYNPTEDFSMPPHLGCGPGVNFVPGPLPPPGPGAIPHGHHWGPVVHRGMPRCVPNSPYHVPRMGGPCRQRLRHSDRLIHTYKLDRRLPAHSGTWPG; this is translated from the exons TCCAGCGGGCTGTGTACAAGGACCTGGTGCTCTTGCTCCAGAAAGACTCACTTCTCACAGCCGCCCAGCTGAAGGCCAAG ggggagctGAGCTTTGAACAGGACCAGCTGGTGGCTGGGGGTCAGCTGGGTGAGCTGCACAACGGGACACAGTATCGGGAAGTCCGCCAGTTCTGCTCGGGTTCTGGCCACCACCTTGTGCGCTTCTACTTCCTCACCCGCGTTTACTCCGAGTACCTCGAGGACGTGCTGGAAGAACTGACATGTGGGCCTGCCCCGGACCTGGTGATCATCAACTCCTGTCTCTGGGATCTCTCCAG GTATGGCCGCTGCTCAATGGAGAGCTACCGAGAGAACCTGGAGCGGGTGTTTGTGCGCATGGACCAAGTGTTGCCAGACTCCTGCCTGCTGGTGTGGAACATGGCAATGCCCCTGGGGGAGCGCGTCACTGGGGGTTTCCTTCTGCCAGAG CTCCAGTCCCTGGCGGGCTCTCTGCGGCGGGATGTGGTTGAAGGGAACTTCTATAGTGCTACGCTGGCTGGGGACCACTTCTATGATGTCCTGGACCTCCATTTTCATTTCCGGCATGCAGTACAGCACCGTCACAGGGACGGTATCCACTGGGACCAGCACGCCCACCGCCACCTCTCACAGTTGCTTCTGACTCATGTGGCCGATGCCTGGGGTGTGGAGCTGCCCAAGCGTGACTATCCCCCTG ACCCATGGATTGAGGACTGGCCAGAGCCGGATCATCTGTTCCAGGGGAGCCAGGGGCAGCCCCCAGACTTCGGGGAGCAGCTGGccttgcccccacccccgccctctcCTTTGCCCCCTCCCATGCCTTTTCCCTACCCTCTTCCTCAGCCCTCCCCGCCTCCTCTgttcccacccctgccccaggatGCCACTTTTTTCCCAGGCCAACCCTTTCCACCCCCTCAGTTCTTCAATTATAATCCAACGGAAGACTTCTCGATGCCACCCCACTTAG GATGCGGCCCTGGAGTGAACTTTGTGCCTGGCCCCCTGCCACCTCCAGGCCCAGGCGCTATCCCCCATGGTCATCACTGGGGCCCAGTGGTCCACCGGGGGATGCCACGCTGTGTTCCCAACAGCCCCTACCATGTGCCGAGGATGGGGGGGCCCTGCAGGCAGCGGCTCAGACACTCAGACAGACTGATCCACACATACAAACTGGACAGACGGCTTCCTGCCCATTCGGGGACATGGCCTGGGTAA
- the TMEM239 gene encoding transmembrane protein 239 has product MMQQPRMETDATGAGEGLQRAVPWSAWVTRQGWVRWCMCHVPQSWTQWWTTSGWRQPLQRMLWGLEGILYLLLALMLCHALFTTGSHLLGSLWPVAAAVWRHLLPAVLLLVLSALPALLFTASFLLLFSTLLSLVGLLTSMSHSGYAQDLDQ; this is encoded by the coding sequence CACTGGGGCTGGCGAGGGGCTGCAGCGGGCAGTGCCCTGGTCGGCTTGGGTCACACGGCAGGGCTGGGTGCGCTGGTGCATGTGCCACGTGCCCCAGAGCTGGACCCAGTGGTGGACCACATCGGGCTGGCGGCAACCACTGCAGCGCATGCTGTGGGGTCTGGAGGGGATCCTCTACCTGCTGCTGGCCCTGATGCTGTGCCATGCACTCTTCACTACTGGCTCCCACCTGCTGGGCTCCTTGTGGCCTGTCGCGGCCGCAGTGTGGCGCCATCTGCTGCCAGCTGTCCTCCTGCTGGTGCTCagtgccctccctgccctgctcttcACCGCCTCCTTCCTGCTGCTGTTCTCCACGCTGCTGAGCCTCGTGGGCCTTCTCACCTCCATGTCTCACTCAGGCTACGCTCAGGACTTGGACCAATAG